The Bacteroidota bacterium genome contains the following window.
AAGTTTTAATTTCCAATCCGCATAAATCCAGCACGCGGTCAATCACGGTGGAAGCGAGGTCTTCAAAAGTTTTCGGATTGCTATAGAAAGAAGGAGAAGCAGGACAAATAATTCCACCCGCTTCGGTGAGAATTTTCATGTTGTTGATGTGAATCAAACTCAGCGGTGTGTCGCGGGGAATTAAAATCAATTTTCTTCTCTCTTTTAACATGACATCCGCAGCGCGCGTTATCAAATCATTAGAAACTCCACTTGCAATTCTCGCTAGCGTTCCCATCGAGCAAGGACAAACAATCATCGTTCTGAAATCGGACGAGCCCGAAGCAAATGGAGCGTGGAAATTATTCTTGTCGTAAATCTTGAACTTTATTTTCTCGTAACTGCTGTCACCTAATTCCGTTCTCCAGACTTCCTTTGCATTATCGCTCATCACAATTCCTACTTCAGCAACCTGAGTTTTCATAGCGAAAAGTTTTTCCAGCAATACTTTCGCATAAATAGAGCCACTTGCACCGGTAATGCCTATAACTATTTTTAATTTCTTTTCCATCAGGCAGGAACTTTTTTATTTACAATCTTGGCACACTTCAGCGACAAATCTGTAAAAATAATTTTTCCACTTCCGTTTCTTTCTATATGCAGGATTGCTTCATTGAGTTCGTCAGATAATTGCTTGCAGGTGTTGCCATCTAATCTGGTGGAAAGTTTCTGAACGAAATCTAATTCTTCTCCATCCACTCGTAATAATTTTTTATCTCCATACATTCCAGCAAGACACTCTCGGAGAATATTCAATCCGTAAGAAAGAAATTCTTTTTGTTTTTCCCTTCCCACTTTTGCATTTGCAATTTCTTCCACCCAGGAAACAATGCCTGTAATATTCACCGTAAAACACATTCTCATCCACTCTTTGAATTGGTGCAGATAAAAATTATCCTCTTGCTTTTCTGAAATCAGTTTAAGCGCGGAATTGAAATTTCCATCCGCGAGATACACAATGCGGGAAGCGTCAGCGGCAGTGAGGTTATGCC
Protein-coding sequences here:
- a CDS encoding UbiX family flavin prenyltransferase, whose protein sequence is MEKKLKIVIGITGASGSIYAKVLLEKLFAMKTQVAEVGIVMSDNAKEVWRTELGDSSYEKIKFKIYDKNNFHAPFASGSSDFRTMIVCPCSMGTLARIASGVSNDLITRAADVMLKERRKLILIPRDTPLSLIHINNMKILTEAGGIICPASPSFYSNPKTFEDLASTVIDRVLDLCGLEIKTFRWGSKRS